In Camelina sativa cultivar DH55 chromosome 13, Cs, whole genome shotgun sequence, the genomic window GGAAAAATTGGTTATAGATGGTTAAGATGTAGCTGCTATGGTTTTTATAAGACACTTCAGGTGTCTGATTTGATCTCTGATTTGCTGCAATCCATTAGCTTTTAAGGGGTTGTAGTTTAGAAAGCGTCTTAGGAGAGGAAGTATGACCTGGAATGATTATATTTCTATGATTGAGTTCTTCTTTGGCTCATTCTATTTTAGATATGAATGTTCCTCAGCACCAATGGTTCTGTCTGAATTTACTAAGGTCTTTGTTTTCACAAATAGACCTTTCTAGTAACAAATTAGATGAGCTCATATATGTTGTTGTGATGGTGTGGCAATACTGAGCTTAATCATTCGGCTTATGGGAACAGGTATTACAGATACTGGATTGGCCTCAATTGGGAGGTGTCTTTCTTTACTGCAGTTTTTGGATGTGTCCTACTGCAGAAAGCTCTCGGATAAAGGACTATCAGCTGTTGCAGAAGGCTGCCATGATCTAAGGGCATTGCATCTAGCGGGTTGTCGTTTCATCACCGACGAATCGCTGAAATCACTCTCTGAGAGATGCCGTGATCTGGAAGCTCTCGGTCTACAAGGCTGCGCCAATATCACTGATTCAGGCCTTTCTGATCTTGTGAAGGGATGCAGAAAGATTAAATCTTTGGACATCAATAAATGCAGCAATGTCGGAGACGCTGGTGTTTCCAGCATGGCTAAAGCTTGTGCATCTTCCCTCAAGACGCTCAAATTGCTAGACTGTTACAAAGTCGGGAACGAGTCTATATTGTCCCTGGCGCAGTCTTGCAAGAATCTGGAAACTCTGATAATCGGTGGATGTAGAGACATCTCTGACGAATCTATCATGTTACTGGCAGAATCTTGCAAAGATAGTCTCAAGAATTTGAGGATGGATTGGTGCTTGAATATTTCTGACTCTTCCCTTAGCTGCATTCTGAAGAAGTGCAAGAACTTGGAGGCTCTAGATATAGGTTGCTGTGAAGAGATCACTGACGTTGCTTTCAGGGATTTGGGGAGCGACGATGTTTTGGGGTTGAAGGTTTTAAAGGTGAGCAACTGCACAAAGATCACAGTAACAGGGATAAGCAAGCTTTTGGAGAAATGCAGTTCCTTGGAGTATCTAGATGTAAGATCTCTTCCACAAGTGACAGAAGTAAGATGCAGTGAAGCTGGCCTGGAGTTCCCCAATTGTTGTAAAGTTAACTTTTCTGGAAGTCTAACCGAGCCAGAGTTTCTGCTTTGATCGTTTCGTTTACTTGAGGAAAGATTGTATCTTCCTCCAAAATCTCTGtgatctctctgtctctcctgTATCTTGTCTCGCGTATGGGCACACTCATGGGCTTATGGTCCATCAGTGAGTCCTCAAGCTCTTGTACATTTTTGTGCGTTTAGTAGTTTGGTTGTGGCGGCTTCTTGATTATTCTTCAGTTGCTTTgataagtgtgtgtgtgtgtagttTTGGTTGTATCTGCTTCTCCTTATGGAGTAAAAAAAGGCTCAGCACTTGATATTTGAAGACTATGATTCTCTATGTAATACAATAGAGCAGTGTTAAGCTTTTGTTGTGATCAGTGGagctctttgatttttcttttgtttgttaaaatgGAAGAAGACTGCTCGTTCTCCTAGGGAAAGATTGATCCTGTGGATCTTAAAGCTTATAAATGCTTTGAGATCAAAGATTATGAAATGTTCTTATGCATTCATTCCATGACACTTCTTTTGACATGTTTTGGTGCAAAGGTGGACAGTAACTAAGGAAAAAGTGATGGGATCATCTTTAGCTATATATTAATCTCTTTCTCGTTTCTTCAATGGAAACCAAAATGgataaagcaaaataaaaaaaaaatgagtttgtacaAACAATATTGTCGGTCTCTTCTAGGCTCTTTACTAACATTCCCTGATTGAAACAGGTCAAAATAGAAATGAAatattt contains:
- the LOC104736346 gene encoding F-box/LRR-repeat protein 2-like; this encodes MSSVCVNEALTDDELRWVLSRLDSEKDKELFGLVCKRWLNLQSTDRKKLAARAGPHMLRRLASRFTQIVELDLSQSISRSFYPGVTDSDLAVISDGFKCLRVLNLHNCKGITDTGLASIGRCLSLLQFLDVSYCRKLSDKGLSAVAEGCHDLRALHLAGCRFITDESLKSLSERCRDLEALGLQGCANITDSGLSDLVKGCRKIKSLDINKCSNVGDAGVSSMAKACASSLKTLKLLDCYKVGNESILSLAQSCKNLETLIIGGCRDISDESIMLLAESCKDSLKNLRMDWCLNISDSSLSCILKKCKNLEALDIGCCEEITDVAFRDLGSDDVLGLKVLKVSNCTKITVTGISKLLEKCSSLEYLDVRSLPQVTEVRCSEAGLEFPNCCKVNFSGSLTEPEFLL